In uncultured Bacteroides sp., the following proteins share a genomic window:
- the hisC gene encoding histidinol-phosphate transaminase, protein MKALKELTRPNIWDLKPYSSARDEYKGAEATVFLDANENPYNNPYNRYPDPLQRDLKEMLASIKKVKPGNIFLGNGSDEAIDLVYRAFCEPDVDNVVAIDPTYGMYKVCADVNNVDYRNVLLNADYQFSADDLLASADEKTKLIFLCSPNNPTGNDLLRSEIEKVLTTFDGLVILDEAYNDFSDRPSFLSELDKYPNLIVLQTFSKAMGSAGIRLGMAFASTEIIDILNKIKYPYNVNELTQKQAIEVLQNYSQVEAWVKTLIEERAYLEKVFAALPCTENIYPSDANFFLAKVSDAKAIYNYLVAKGIIVRNRSSIALCKDCLRVTVGTREENEQLIEALKQYK, encoded by the coding sequence ATGAAAGCATTAAAAGAATTAACCCGTCCGAATATCTGGGATTTGAAACCCTATTCTTCGGCTCGTGATGAATATAAGGGCGCAGAAGCTACTGTCTTTCTCGATGCAAATGAGAATCCGTATAACAATCCATATAACCGTTATCCCGATCCGTTGCAGAGAGATTTGAAAGAGATGCTTGCTTCGATAAAGAAGGTAAAACCCGGAAATATCTTTTTGGGAAATGGTAGTGATGAGGCAATTGATCTTGTGTACCGTGCTTTCTGTGAGCCGGATGTAGACAACGTGGTTGCCATTGACCCTACTTATGGAATGTACAAGGTCTGTGCCGATGTGAATAATGTGGATTACCGCAATGTGTTGCTGAATGCTGATTATCAATTCTCGGCAGATGATTTGCTGGCTTCCGCAGATGAGAAAACTAAACTCATCTTCCTTTGTTCGCCAAACAATCCTACCGGAAATGATCTGTTGCGTTCGGAAATAGAGAAAGTACTCACAACCTTTGATGGTCTGGTGATTCTGGATGAGGCTTATAATGATTTCTCAGACAGACCCTCTTTCCTTTCAGAGTTGGATAAATATCCCAATCTGATTGTTCTTCAAACATTCTCCAAAGCAATGGGAAGTGCCGGTATTCGTTTGGGGATGGCGTTTGCTTCCACGGAGATTATAGACATTCTCAACAAGATAAAGTATCCATATAATGTAAATGAGCTTACTCAAAAGCAGGCAATTGAAGTGTTGCAGAATTATTCACAGGTTGAGGCTTGGGTGAAAACACTGATTGAGGAACGTGCTTATTTGGAAAAAGTTTTTGCAGCTCTTCCTTGTACGGAAAATATTTATCCTTCGGATGCCAACTTCTTTCTGGCAAAAGTTTCCGATGCCAAAGCCATATATAATTATCTGGTGGCAAAAGGTATCATTGTCCGCAACCGTAGTTCCATTGCCCTTTGCAAGGACTGCCTGCGTGTAACAGTAGGAACCCGTGAGGAGAACGAACAGCTGATTGAAGCTTTGAAGCAATATAAATGA
- a CDS encoding PaaI family thioesterase, translating into MKKIINPWNKKEGYNCFGCCKSNENGVKMDFYEDGDEVVSVWKPQPQFQGWVNTLHGGIQAVLMDEICAWAVLRKLQTTGVTTNMQTRYMKSVSTNDSYLTLRANIQEVKRNIVIVEGRLYNEAGELCTKSVCTYFTFSKEKVREEMQFLGCEVEEEDVNPLNC; encoded by the coding sequence ATGAAAAAGATAATTAATCCCTGGAATAAAAAAGAAGGCTATAACTGTTTTGGATGCTGCAAAAGCAATGAGAACGGAGTAAAGATGGATTTCTATGAAGACGGTGATGAGGTAGTTAGCGTGTGGAAACCTCAACCTCAGTTTCAGGGATGGGTTAATACCCTTCATGGGGGTATTCAGGCAGTTTTGATGGACGAGATCTGTGCATGGGCTGTTCTTCGTAAACTTCAGACCACTGGCGTTACTACAAATATGCAAACACGGTATATGAAGTCAGTAAGCACGAACGATTCTTATCTTACTTTGCGGGCAAACATTCAGGAAGTAAAGCGCAACATTGTTATTGTGGAAGGACGGCTGTATAATGAAGCCGGTGAACTTTGCACAAAATCTGTTTGCACTTACTTCACTTTTTCTAAAGAAAAGGTACGTGAAGAGATGCAGTTTCTAGGCTGTGAAGTGGAAGAAGAGGATGTAAATCCATTAAATTGTTAG
- the hisB gene encoding bifunctional histidinol-phosphatase/imidazoleglycerol-phosphate dehydratase HisB: protein MKKVLFIDRDGTLVIEPPVDFQLDSLEKLEFYPKVFKNLGFIRSKLDFEFVMVTNQDGLGTDSFPEETFWPAHNKMLKAFENEGITFDDFLIDPSMPEENSPNRKPGIGMMGKYLKEGAYDIANSFVLGDRITDVQLAKNLGCKAIFLQDSTDELKRKGLEDVCALATADWDKITEFLFAGERTAQVQRTTKETDIFVKLNLDGTGACDISTGLGFFDHMLEQIGKHSGMDLTIKVKGDLEVDEHHTIEDTAIALGDCIYQALGNKRGIERYGYCLPMDDCLCQVALDFGGRPWLVWDAEFNREKIGEMPTEMFLHFFKSLSDAAKMNLNIKAEGQNEHHKIEGIFKALARALKMAVKRDIYHYELPSTKGIL from the coding sequence ATGAAGAAAGTATTATTTATAGATAGAGACGGGACGTTGGTTATTGAACCGCCCGTTGATTTTCAACTCGATTCTCTGGAAAAGCTGGAGTTTTATCCAAAAGTGTTTAAGAATCTTGGTTTCATCCGCAGTAAACTCGATTTTGAGTTTGTGATGGTAACCAATCAGGACGGACTAGGTACAGATTCTTTTCCCGAAGAGACTTTTTGGCCGGCACACAATAAAATGCTGAAAGCCTTTGAAAACGAAGGAATCACTTTCGATGATTTCCTGATCGATCCAAGTATGCCGGAGGAGAATAGTCCGAATCGCAAACCAGGCATCGGAATGATGGGCAAGTATCTGAAAGAAGGAGCTTATGACATAGCTAACAGTTTTGTACTGGGCGACCGCATCACAGATGTGCAATTGGCAAAGAACCTGGGATGCAAAGCTATCTTCCTGCAGGATTCAACGGATGAACTGAAGCGTAAAGGCTTGGAAGATGTTTGTGCACTGGCTACTGCCGACTGGGATAAGATAACCGAATTCCTTTTTGCCGGAGAACGCACAGCACAAGTACAGCGTACTACTAAGGAAACAGATATATTTGTAAAGCTGAATCTGGATGGAACCGGAGCGTGTGATATCTCTACCGGGCTAGGCTTCTTTGACCACATGCTTGAACAGATAGGAAAGCATTCGGGCATGGATTTAACCATTAAGGTAAAAGGCGATTTGGAAGTGGACGAACATCACACTATTGAAGATACAGCTATTGCTTTGGGCGATTGCATCTATCAGGCATTGGGGAACAAACGTGGTATTGAGAGATATGGCTACTGTCTTCCTATGGACGATTGCCTGTGTCAGGTAGCACTCGACTTTGGAGGTCGCCCCTGGTTAGTATGGGATGCAGAGTTCAATCGTGAAAAGATAGGAGAGATGCCTACTGAAATGTTTCTGCATTTCTTTAAATCCTTAAGCGATGCAGCAAAAATGAATCTCAATATCAAAGCCGAAGGACAGAATGAGCATCATAAGATAGAAGGTATTTTCAAAGCTTTGGCTCGTGCATTGAAGATGGCAGTGAAGAGAGATATATATCATTACGAACTGCCTTCAACAAAAGGGATACTCTAG
- a CDS encoding cation transporter: protein MTNSEQGLYRKAWLLSLFTIFYNVIEGLVSMHFGYQDETLALFGFGVDSFIEVLSGIGIAVMILRIKRNPESNKSIFEKTALKITGAAFYILSVGLLVGIIMNLISGHKPETTLWGVIVSSLSIFTMVWLMYAKKKVGRKLDSEPIIADSNCTKVCVYMSVVLLASSLIYEITGFAYADVIGAAGLIYFSFSEGKEAFEKAEEKGCSCSCH from the coding sequence ATGACAAACTCAGAACAAGGATTATATCGAAAGGCTTGGCTATTAAGTCTATTTACAATTTTCTATAATGTTATTGAAGGTCTGGTTTCTATGCATTTTGGATATCAGGATGAAACGCTCGCTCTATTTGGTTTTGGTGTGGATAGCTTTATTGAAGTGTTGTCTGGCATTGGTATCGCTGTTATGATATTGCGTATCAAACGAAACCCTGAAAGTAATAAGAGCATTTTTGAAAAGACTGCATTAAAAATTACAGGAGCTGCTTTTTACATCTTATCAGTAGGTTTACTTGTTGGTATTATCATGAACCTAATTAGTGGCCATAAACCGGAAACTACGCTCTGGGGTGTAATCGTGTCTTCCTTATCTATTTTTACAATGGTATGGTTAATGTACGCCAAGAAGAAGGTTGGGAGGAAGCTTGATTCAGAACCTATTATAGCTGATAGTAATTGTACCAAAGTATGCGTATATATGTCAGTGGTTTTGCTCGCATCAAGTTTGATTTATGAAATTACAGGCTTTGCCTATGCTGATGTTATTGGTGCAGCAGGTTTAATCTATTTTTCTTTTTCAGAAGGGAAAGAAGCCTTTGAAAAGGCTGAAGAGAAAGGATGTAGTTGTAGCTGTCATTGA
- a CDS encoding glycosyl hydrolase family 28 protein, translating into MQESNKNLFPDGTKIPDWFLKTTKVQLNKLGKQYVITNYGATNDSMAIQTKAIQNTINKAAKQGGGVIVIPKGVYLSGALFFKPKTHLYLSEGAVLKGSDNIADYPIKPSRMEGQNLDYYSALVNAYGVDGFTISGKGTINGNGLKYWNAFWQRRKENPKCTNLEVSRPRLVFIWKCKNVQMQDVKLINSGFWTNHFYQCSNVKMIDLYIYSPVSPVKAPSTDGVDIDICSNFLIKGCYIAVNDDAISLKGGKGPWADKDSRNGANTNIIIENSEFGFSHSTLTCGSESIHDRNVLLRNCKVNGPQRLLWFKMRPDTPQNYEFVTVENVEGEARSFLDIKPWKQFFDLKGRKDLPISTCKNVTLRNINFKCETFFDVKPSDKYKLSNFTFQNLNIEAAKGSIDKSLINGFTLKNVKVNNTLVE; encoded by the coding sequence ATGCAAGAAAGCAACAAAAATTTATTTCCCGATGGTACTAAAATACCGGATTGGTTTTTGAAAACAACAAAGGTTCAATTAAACAAATTGGGTAAGCAATACGTAATAACCAATTATGGAGCAACTAATGATAGTATGGCAATTCAGACAAAAGCCATTCAAAATACAATTAACAAAGCTGCAAAACAAGGAGGTGGCGTTATTGTAATACCAAAAGGTGTTTATTTAAGCGGCGCTTTGTTCTTTAAACCCAAAACACATTTATATCTTTCTGAAGGAGCTGTTTTAAAGGGCTCGGATAACATTGCAGACTATCCCATTAAACCTTCAAGAATGGAAGGCCAGAACCTTGATTACTATTCTGCTTTAGTAAATGCATACGGAGTCGATGGTTTTACTATTTCGGGCAAAGGTACAATAAACGGAAACGGACTTAAATACTGGAATGCATTTTGGCAGAGACGAAAAGAGAATCCTAAATGTACCAATCTGGAGGTTTCCCGTCCACGATTAGTCTTTATATGGAAGTGTAAAAATGTTCAGATGCAAGATGTAAAGCTAATAAATTCAGGCTTCTGGACAAACCATTTTTATCAATGCAGTAATGTGAAAATGATCGATCTTTATATCTATTCACCGGTTAGTCCCGTTAAAGCTCCAAGTACGGATGGCGTAGATATTGATATCTGCTCTAACTTTCTCATAAAAGGTTGCTATATAGCAGTGAACGATGATGCTATCTCTTTAAAAGGAGGAAAAGGTCCTTGGGCTGATAAGGATTCCCGTAACGGCGCTAACACAAATATCATCATTGAAAACAGTGAGTTTGGCTTCTCTCATTCCACGTTGACATGTGGAAGTGAATCAATACACGATAGAAACGTGTTGTTGAGAAATTGCAAGGTGAATGGACCTCAGAGATTGTTGTGGTTTAAAATGAGACCGGACACTCCTCAGAATTACGAATTCGTTACAGTAGAGAACGTAGAAGGAGAAGCTCGTAGTTTCCTTGATATTAAGCCATGGAAGCAGTTTTTCGACCTTAAAGGACGTAAGGATCTTCCAATATCTACTTGTAAAAATGTCACTTTAAGGAATATCAATTTTAAGTGCGAAACGTTTTTTGATGTAAAACCAAGCGATAAATACAAGCTGTCAAACTTTACATTCCAGAATTTGAACATTGAAGCTGCAAAAGGTTCAATTGATAAAAGCCTGATCAATGGATTTACTCTAAAGAATGTAAAGGTGAACAACACCTTGGTTGAGTAA
- the hisD gene encoding histidinol dehydrogenase, protein MKVIKYPKKEEWKEILKRPALNTESLNDTVRGILDRVKAEGDKAVLECEATFDKVQLDSLAVTAEEIKEADGLISEELKAAIKLAKENIETFHTAQRFTGKKVETRPGVVCWQKAVGIEKVGLYIPGGTAPLFSTVLMLATPARIAGCKEIVLCTPPNREGKVHPAILFAAQLAGVSKIFKAGGVQAIAAMAYGTESVPKVYKIFGPGNQYVTAAKQLVSLKDVAIDMPAGPSEVEVLADASANPAFVAADLLSQAEHGVDSQAVLITTSAKLIDKVLVEIEQQLARLPRKEIAAKSLDNSKLILVNDMDEAIAMTNEYAPEHLILETEGYMEVAEQITNAGSVFLGSLTPESAGDYASGTNHTLPTNGYAKAYSGVSLDSFIRKITFQEINSQGIQTIGPAIEIMAANEQLDAHKNAVTVRLNSLK, encoded by the coding sequence ATGAAAGTAATCAAATATCCCAAAAAAGAGGAGTGGAAGGAAATACTTAAACGCCCCGCACTCAATACTGAAAGTCTGAACGACACAGTAAGAGGAATCCTTGATCGTGTAAAGGCAGAGGGCGATAAAGCTGTGCTTGAATGCGAAGCTACTTTTGACAAAGTACAGTTGGATAGTCTGGCTGTTACTGCGGAAGAGATAAAAGAAGCAGATGGCTTGATTAGTGAGGAACTGAAAGCGGCTATTAAACTAGCCAAAGAAAATATAGAAACCTTTCACACTGCGCAACGCTTTACCGGAAAGAAGGTGGAAACCCGTCCGGGAGTTGTTTGCTGGCAGAAAGCCGTAGGTATTGAAAAGGTGGGATTGTATATTCCTGGAGGAACTGCTCCTCTTTTCTCTACTGTACTGATGCTCGCTACTCCGGCTCGTATTGCAGGTTGTAAGGAGATTGTGCTTTGCACACCACCCAACCGGGAAGGAAAAGTACACCCTGCTATTTTGTTTGCCGCTCAACTGGCCGGCGTAAGCAAAATCTTTAAAGCGGGTGGGGTACAGGCTATTGCTGCTATGGCTTATGGAACAGAATCTGTACCAAAAGTATACAAAATATTTGGTCCGGGAAATCAATACGTAACAGCAGCCAAGCAACTTGTTTCTTTGAAAGATGTGGCAATAGATATGCCTGCCGGACCATCTGAAGTAGAAGTTCTTGCCGATGCATCTGCCAATCCGGCTTTCGTAGCTGCCGACTTATTGTCACAGGCAGAACACGGAGTGGATAGTCAGGCTGTGTTGATTACTACATCTGCAAAATTAATTGATAAGGTTCTTGTAGAGATAGAGCAACAACTGGCTCGCCTTCCAAGAAAAGAAATTGCTGCCAAGTCATTGGACAATAGCAAACTTATTCTGGTGAATGATATGGATGAGGCTATAGCAATGACCAATGAGTACGCTCCTGAACACTTGATTCTTGAGACGGAAGGTTACATGGAAGTAGCCGAGCAAATTACCAATGCAGGTTCTGTGTTCCTCGGTTCTCTTACTCCTGAAAGTGCAGGCGATTATGCTTCGGGTACCAATCACACGCTTCCCACTAACGGATATGCAAAAGCATATAGCGGTGTGAGCCTGGATAGCTTTATTCGTAAAATTACCTTTCAGGAAATCAATAGTCAGGGTATTCAAACCATTGGTCCGGCTATTGAGATTATGGCGGCCAATGAGCAACTGGATGCTCACAAGAATGCGGTGACAGTAAGGCTTAACAGTTTAAAATAG
- the hisG gene encoding ATP phosphoribosyltransferase — translation MLRIAVQSKGRLFEETMALFEESDIKLSSHKRSLLVQSTNFPVEVLYLRDDDIPQAVATGVADLGIVGENEFVEKDEDAEIVKRLGFSKCRLSLAIPKDIEYPGLSWFEGKKIATSYPVILKNFMKEKGIKTEIHVINGSVEVAPGIGLADAIFDIVSSGSTLVSNRLREVEVLMKSEALLIGNKEMSDENKEILDELLFRMDAVKTAEDKKYVLMNAPKDKLKDIIEVLPGMKSPTVMPLAQEDWCSVHTVLEEKRFWEIIGKLKALGAEGILVLPIEKMIL, via the coding sequence ATGCTAAGAATTGCAGTACAATCCAAAGGGCGTTTGTTCGAAGAAACAATGGCTCTTTTCGAAGAATCAGACATTAAATTAAGTTCTCACAAGAGATCGCTTCTTGTTCAGTCTACTAATTTCCCTGTTGAGGTATTGTACCTTCGTGATGATGATATTCCTCAGGCTGTTGCTACCGGAGTAGCCGACTTAGGTATTGTTGGCGAAAATGAATTCGTAGAGAAGGATGAAGATGCCGAAATCGTTAAACGACTAGGCTTTAGCAAATGTCGCCTTTCCTTAGCTATTCCTAAAGATATTGAATATCCGGGATTGTCATGGTTTGAAGGAAAGAAGATAGCTACTTCTTATCCGGTTATTTTGAAGAACTTTATGAAAGAGAAGGGTATCAAGACTGAAATTCATGTGATTAACGGTTCTGTAGAGGTAGCTCCGGGCATTGGATTGGCTGATGCCATTTTTGATATTGTAAGCTCTGGCTCTACATTGGTGAGCAACCGTTTGAGAGAAGTGGAAGTATTGATGAAATCGGAAGCTTTGCTTATTGGTAATAAGGAGATGTCGGATGAGAATAAGGAAATTCTTGATGAACTGTTGTTCCGCATGGATGCCGTTAAAACTGCAGAAGATAAGAAATATGTGCTGATGAATGCACCAAAAGATAAACTGAAAGATATTATTGAGGTTCTTCCCGGAATGAAGAGTCCTACAGTGATGCCACTTGCACAGGAAGACTGGTGCTCTGTTCACACTGTACTGGAAGAAAAACGTTTCTGGGAAATTATCGGAAAACTAAAAGCTCTTGGAGCTGAAGGTATTTTAGTATTACCTATTGAAAAGATGATTCTTTAA
- a CDS encoding transcriptional repressor yields the protein MDNEAERILENKNIKPTAMRILVLKELLLQSDAVSLYELEQKFDKVERTTLFRTLNTFVENNLIHKIDDGTGAVKYALCEKDCTCELEDLHVHFLCTKCGRTFCLKDIPIPSFQLPNNFEFKTANFVIKGICPHCHK from the coding sequence ATGGATAATGAAGCTGAAAGAATATTAGAGAACAAGAATATAAAGCCAACTGCAATGCGCATTCTGGTTCTAAAAGAATTGCTATTGCAATCAGATGCAGTTAGTTTATATGAACTGGAACAAAAGTTTGATAAAGTTGAAAGAACAACACTATTTCGTACATTAAATACTTTTGTAGAAAACAATTTAATCCACAAAATAGATGATGGTACAGGTGCTGTAAAGTATGCTTTATGTGAGAAAGATTGCACCTGTGAATTAGAAGATTTGCATGTACATTTTTTATGCACAAAATGTGGAAGAACCTTTTGTTTAAAAGATATACCTATTCCTTCATTTCAATTACCAAATAATTTTGAGTTTAAAACAGCTAACTTTGTGATTAAAGGAATTTGTCCACATTGCCACAAATAA
- a CDS encoding cytochrome c biogenesis protein CcdA, protein MRKIIFLFCLLLSLTGTIRAQIQDPVSFKTELKTTSETEAEIRFTASIDKGWHVYSVNLPSGGPISATFNVDKIEGAKLAGKLTPVSKEIAKFDKVFEMNLRFFEHSAVFVQKIKITGAKYSIKGYLEYGACNDENCLPPTQVPFSYSGKGSAKAVAEAATTSKEEVKTEATTALPIDTLAIASKDTVAVTDSASITNYWKPVISELNAFGGTVAHKDYSWFYIFITGFLGGLLALFTPCVWPIIPMTVSFFLKRSQNKKKGIRDACLYGVSIIVIYVALGLAVTLLFGASALNALSTNAVFNILFFLMLVIFAASFFGAFEITLPSSWSTKVDSKAESTGGLLSIFLMAFTLTLVSFSCTGPIIGFLLVQVSTTGGIIAPAIGMLGFAIALALPFTLFALFPSWLKSMPRSGGWMNQVKVVLGFLELAFALKFFSVADLAYGWRLLDRETFLALWIVIFALLGLYLLGKIRFPHDDDDSHVSVPAFFIALFSLAFAVYMIPGLWGAPLKAVSAFAPPMKTQDFNLYTKEVRAKFDDYDAGMEYAKKSGKPVMVDFTGFGCVNCRKMELAVWIDPKVSNIIENDYVLISLYVDDKKPLPMPITVKENGTERTLKTVGDKWSYLQRSKFGANAQPFYVLLDNEGNPLNMSYSYNENIDKYVNFLQTGLNNYKAKK, encoded by the coding sequence ATGAGAAAAATAATATTCCTGTTCTGTTTACTGCTTTCTTTGACAGGAACTATCCGTGCTCAGATACAAGACCCGGTAAGCTTTAAAACAGAACTTAAAACGACAAGTGAAACAGAAGCGGAAATTCGTTTCACTGCATCCATTGATAAAGGGTGGCATGTTTATTCAGTAAACCTTCCTTCGGGTGGTCCTATATCGGCAACATTTAATGTTGATAAGATAGAGGGGGCTAAACTTGCTGGTAAGCTGACTCCCGTGAGCAAAGAGATTGCAAAGTTTGATAAAGTGTTTGAAATGAATCTCCGATTCTTTGAACACAGTGCAGTCTTTGTTCAGAAGATAAAAATAACCGGAGCCAAATATAGCATAAAAGGTTATCTGGAATATGGTGCATGTAACGATGAAAATTGCTTGCCTCCTACACAGGTGCCGTTTAGCTATAGCGGAAAAGGTAGTGCAAAAGCAGTAGCTGAGGCTGCAACAACTTCGAAAGAAGAAGTGAAAACAGAGGCAACAACAGCATTACCTATTGATACGCTGGCTATTGCTTCAAAAGATACGGTTGCTGTGACAGATTCTGCTTCAATAACCAATTATTGGAAACCTGTAATTAGTGAGCTGAATGCTTTTGGTGGAACCGTTGCTCATAAGGATTATTCATGGTTCTATATATTTATTACAGGATTTTTAGGTGGTTTATTAGCACTATTTACTCCGTGTGTATGGCCTATTATTCCTATGACGGTAAGCTTCTTCCTGAAACGTTCTCAGAATAAGAAAAAAGGAATCCGAGATGCCTGTTTGTATGGTGTTTCCATTATAGTGATTTATGTAGCTTTGGGATTAGCTGTTACGCTTCTTTTCGGAGCAAGTGCACTCAATGCCTTGTCCACAAATGCTGTATTCAATATCCTCTTCTTCCTGATGCTGGTAATCTTTGCCGCTTCATTCTTTGGAGCATTTGAGATAACTCTGCCTTCATCCTGGAGTACGAAAGTGGATAGTAAAGCCGAAAGTACCGGCGGATTGCTAAGTATTTTCTTGATGGCATTTACACTGACATTGGTTTCCTTCTCATGTACAGGCCCTATTATCGGATTCTTGTTGGTACAGGTTTCCACTACCGGAGGTATCATTGCACCTGCAATTGGTATGCTTGGATTTGCTATAGCTTTGGCACTTCCATTTACGCTGTTTGCATTGTTCCCTTCCTGGCTGAAATCAATGCCTCGTTCAGGGGGATGGATGAATCAGGTAAAGGTGGTGTTGGGATTCCTTGAACTTGCTTTCGCTCTGAAATTCTTCTCGGTTGCCGACCTGGCTTACGGATGGAGATTGCTAGACCGTGAAACATTCCTTGCTTTGTGGATTGTGATCTTTGCGTTGCTTGGTCTTTACCTGCTTGGCAAGATTCGTTTTCCTCATGACGATGATGACTCTCATGTATCCGTACCGGCTTTCTTTATCGCACTTTTCTCACTGGCATTTGCTGTATATATGATTCCCGGATTGTGGGGCGCTCCTTTAAAAGCAGTCAGTGCTTTTGCTCCTCCAATGAAGACTCAGGATTTCAACTTGTATACAAAAGAAGTTCGTGCCAAGTTTGATGATTATGATGCGGGAATGGAATATGCGAAAAAATCAGGCAAACCTGTAATGGTCGACTTTACCGGATTTGGATGTGTGAACTGCCGAAAGATGGAACTTGCTGTGTGGATTGATCCGAAAGTAAGCAATATCATTGAGAATGACTATGTGCTGATTTCCTTGTATGTGGATGATAAGAAACCTCTTCCAATGCCGATTACTGTAAAAGAGAACGGAACAGAAAGAACTCTTAAAACAGTGGGCGATAAGTGGAGCTATCTGCAAAGAAGTAAGTTTGGTGCCAATGCACAACCTTTTTATGTTTTGCTTGATAATGAAGGCAATCCGCTTAATATGTCTTATTCATATAATGAGAATATAGACAAATATGTGAACTTCCTTCAGACGGGCTTGAATAACTATAAGGCGAAAAAATAA
- a CDS encoding DUF362 domain-containing protein, with amino-acid sequence MTVKHFIGIAGIAFVLFAKPLFVAAQASKYGVSIQQHDSLVAYWTAHHPKQFVDPNEPLGKGKGAIPGRVVWAHCPGVAKWDGSTGLWVEDRWNNQQKACNMISAAVTSLAGEKNPQKAWKKLFEAFNYSHNKGNRGYKPGEKIVIKLNMNNVITHHDTIDLNSSPFVTLALLKTLINDGKVRQQDVVVCEPSRAITDSIYNKCHREFPHVTFIDNIGGDGREKCEYYPDKILYSVDNGSLAKGLAKCIVDADYLINSALLKTHVGPGVTLTSKNWYGATDISISWRKNSHSNFSQDKKNGGIGYRTFVDFIGHKDLGQKCLLFLIDGTYGSKNVNGKPYPKWQNPPFCNDWCCSLLLSQDELAVDAVGLDLLTGEWPEYPSFSYCDEYLQEAAMIPNPPSKTVYDPERDGNVLTDPLGLFEHWNNPVDRQYKKLDLVYLKLK; translated from the coding sequence ATGACAGTTAAACATTTTATAGGTATAGCAGGTATTGCTTTTGTTCTTTTTGCAAAGCCTCTTTTTGTCGCTGCTCAGGCATCAAAATATGGAGTGTCCATACAGCAGCATGATTCACTTGTTGCTTATTGGACCGCACATCATCCCAAACAATTTGTTGATCCTAATGAACCATTGGGCAAGGGGAAGGGAGCTATTCCGGGAAGAGTAGTATGGGCGCATTGTCCGGGTGTTGCCAAATGGGATGGCTCAACTGGTTTATGGGTGGAAGATCGGTGGAACAATCAGCAGAAAGCATGTAATATGATTTCAGCCGCTGTTACTTCTCTTGCAGGTGAAAAGAATCCTCAAAAGGCTTGGAAAAAGTTGTTTGAAGCTTTTAATTATTCTCATAATAAAGGAAATCGTGGATACAAACCGGGAGAAAAGATTGTGATCAAGCTGAACATGAATAATGTGATAACCCATCACGATACGATTGACTTGAATTCATCACCTTTTGTTACCCTGGCTTTGTTGAAAACTCTGATCAATGATGGGAAAGTGCGCCAACAGGATGTGGTAGTTTGTGAACCAAGCCGGGCCATAACTGACAGTATATATAATAAATGTCACCGTGAATTCCCGCATGTTACGTTTATAGATAATATTGGGGGAGACGGACGGGAGAAATGTGAATATTATCCCGATAAGATTTTGTATTCTGTAGATAACGGAAGTTTGGCAAAAGGACTAGCCAAGTGCATTGTCGATGCCGATTATTTGATAAACAGTGCATTGCTGAAAACTCATGTTGGCCCTGGAGTGACACTAACTTCCAAGAATTGGTATGGTGCAACAGATATAAGCATAAGCTGGAGAAAGAATAGTCACAGTAATTTTAGTCAGGATAAAAAGAACGGTGGAATTGGTTATCGCACTTTTGTTGACTTTATAGGTCATAAGGATTTGGGACAGAAATGTCTGTTGTTTTTAATAGATGGTACATATGGCAGTAAAAATGTGAATGGAAAGCCTTATCCGAAATGGCAGAATCCCCCTTTCTGTAATGACTGGTGTTGTTCTCTTTTGCTGTCTCAGGATGAATTGGCAGTAGACGCAGTTGGTCTGGATCTGTTAACCGGAGAATGGCCTGAATATCCAAGTTTCTCTTATTGTGACGAATACCTTCAAGAGGCGGCTATGATTCCTAATCCTCCAAGTAAGACTGTTTACGACCCCGAACGAGATGGCAATGTATTGACAGATCCCCTTGGACTTTTTGAGCATTGGAATAATCCGGTAGACAGACAATATAAGAAGCTGGACTTAGTATATCTTAAACTGAAATAA